Proteins encoded within one genomic window of Flavobacterium sp. NG2:
- a CDS encoding acetate kinase, with protein MKIVIINSGSSSIKYQLITMPERTVVCSGMIDRIGLETSNFSYKTEKNTIDEVLPIADHKVGLEKIAQLLLDKNVGVIKSKSEIDAVGHRVVHGGAFFSETVEITSEVKERIKELFELAPLHNPSHYVGIEVSEEIFSTAKQVAVFDTAFHQTIPVVAYKYAIPNKLLEENKIRLYGFHGTSHKYVSEQAIRYLDQHSKIIAIHLGNGCSMTAIKDGKSIDHTMGFAPSSGLIMGTRSGDIDQSVIFYMINTLGYSPNEVNDMLLKQSGMLGLTGFSDLRDIEEAASKGDKSCQLALDMNVYRIKKYIGSYVAALNGLDAIIFTAGIGENSSYIRKSVCTDMEYFGIQLDVNKNEMRSKEIREINTNDSKTKILVIPTNEELEIANQVYSLVLKV; from the coding sequence ATGAAAATAGTCATAATCAATTCAGGGAGTTCATCTATCAAATACCAATTAATCACCATGCCAGAAAGGACAGTTGTTTGTTCTGGAATGATTGATAGAATAGGATTAGAGACATCTAATTTTAGTTATAAAACAGAAAAAAATACGATTGATGAAGTTTTGCCCATTGCTGATCACAAAGTAGGATTGGAAAAAATTGCTCAATTATTATTGGATAAAAATGTAGGAGTAATCAAAAGCAAATCTGAAATTGATGCGGTAGGTCATCGTGTCGTACATGGAGGCGCTTTCTTTTCTGAAACAGTAGAAATCACATCAGAAGTTAAAGAACGTATAAAAGAGTTATTTGAATTGGCTCCTTTGCATAATCCGTCACATTATGTAGGGATTGAAGTGTCTGAAGAAATATTTTCAACGGCAAAACAAGTAGCAGTTTTCGACACCGCTTTTCATCAAACCATTCCAGTTGTGGCCTATAAATATGCCATTCCGAATAAGTTATTAGAGGAAAATAAAATCAGGTTATATGGCTTTCATGGAACTAGTCATAAATATGTTTCAGAGCAGGCTATTCGGTATTTGGACCAACATTCAAAAATAATAGCCATTCACTTGGGTAATGGTTGTAGTATGACAGCTATCAAAGATGGAAAAAGTATCGACCATACTATGGGGTTTGCTCCCTCAAGTGGTTTGATTATGGGAACACGTAGTGGCGATATAGACCAATCGGTTATTTTTTATATGATTAATACTTTAGGTTATAGTCCCAATGAGGTTAATGATATGTTGCTCAAACAAAGTGGGATGCTCGGACTTACAGGTTTTAGTGATTTAAGAGATATTGAAGAAGCAGCTTCAAAAGGGGATAAATCATGCCAGTTAGCATTAGATATGAATGTCTATCGAATTAAGAAATATATTGGTTCTTATGTTGCTGCTTTAAACGGATTAGATGCAATAATTTTCACTGCAGGAATTGGGGAGAATTCGTCTTATATTCGAAAATCAGTTTGTACAGATATGGAATATTTTGGAATTCAATTGGATGTAAATAAAAACGAAATGCGTTCAAAAGAAATTAGAGAAATAAATACCAACGATTCTAAAACGAAAATTTTAGTAATTCCAACAAACGAAGAACTAGAAATAGCCAATCAGGTATATAGTTTGGTATTGAAAGTTTAA
- a CDS encoding response regulator → MFQLRTLICVFFSWSAYCSVNDTIEGIPSRKDILKLANEASNLLHESNFEKSFATSRLALHYALALKDNYLIAKSYNTIGANYEELSEFDKAILYYKKGLEFANLAENDTVKNWINNNLGNIYCFEKKNHKVGIPFLNQSLLFNEKSKDTTKIVYTKSNIAWAYFDINQFEKGKPYLDFVNKYSLKYGHESDLVILNMLNGMYQGHIKDYSKADLYFLKAIEIGQKTNNGVDLATSYLEYSNHLFKIEDFKKAYLYLVKYNQLIKEINNSQNIKRAKLVGINIELDEYKRKVGTITAENSLQYQNLKKSKVIVVLFIIVLCVLLLQMYTLYKNYLFKKKVNLDLTLANAELIVAKEKAIEASMLKSQFVSTISHELRTPLYGVVGITNMLLEEHKELENSPHLNSLKFSARYLLSLINDVLQINKIEENRIVLEDLTFNISDEIEMIVNSLSFIGKNHNNTIEIKLDDEIPEFLIGDKLRFSQILINLISNALKFTKDGTVTVFAKLIKTEGIKYYIEFKIKDTGVGIDKEDQNKIFDKFTQVGRKEIDYQGTGLGLPIVKKLLELFGSTITIDSKLGEGSTFTFTIAFDSDLKKTNEIINNMEVDLSSGQVFTVLIVDDNIINCMVTQKIIEKRNYKCIVVNSGKEAIKRLENASFDVVLMDINMPEMNGFEASKIIRSMGIVTPIIALTAFNKEEVIEEALSAGMNDIIVKPFESYVLFKTINQLIYKDSEPLNV, encoded by the coding sequence ATGTTTCAACTAAGAACTTTAATTTGTGTTTTTTTCTCCTGGTCTGCTTATTGCAGTGTCAATGATACTATAGAAGGTATACCATCCAGAAAAGATATTCTAAAATTAGCGAATGAAGCCTCAAACTTACTTCATGAATCTAATTTTGAAAAATCGTTTGCTACTTCCCGATTAGCGTTGCATTATGCATTAGCCTTAAAAGATAATTATCTAATAGCCAAATCGTACAATACTATTGGAGCTAATTATGAAGAATTGTCGGAATTTGATAAAGCCATTTTATATTATAAGAAAGGATTGGAATTTGCTAATTTGGCCGAGAATGATACTGTCAAAAATTGGATAAACAATAATTTGGGAAACATTTATTGTTTTGAAAAAAAGAATCATAAAGTTGGAATTCCATTTTTAAATCAGTCTTTATTATTTAATGAAAAAAGTAAAGACACCACTAAAATTGTGTATACTAAATCAAATATAGCTTGGGCTTATTTTGATATTAATCAGTTTGAAAAAGGGAAACCCTATTTGGATTTTGTCAATAAATACAGTTTAAAGTATGGGCACGAATCTGATTTAGTTATTTTGAATATGCTAAATGGCATGTATCAGGGGCACATTAAAGATTATTCTAAAGCTGATTTATACTTTTTGAAAGCTATTGAAATTGGTCAAAAGACTAATAACGGAGTAGATTTGGCAACTTCATATTTGGAATATTCGAATCACTTATTCAAAATAGAAGATTTTAAGAAAGCCTATTTGTATTTAGTCAAGTACAATCAATTAATAAAAGAAATTAATAATTCACAGAATATCAAAAGAGCAAAATTAGTTGGTATTAATATTGAATTAGATGAGTATAAAAGAAAAGTAGGCACTATTACAGCCGAAAACAGTTTGCAATATCAAAATTTAAAAAAATCTAAAGTAATTGTAGTACTTTTTATAATTGTTCTTTGTGTATTATTGTTGCAAATGTACACTTTGTATAAAAATTATCTATTTAAGAAAAAAGTGAACTTGGATTTAACCCTTGCAAATGCTGAGCTAATTGTCGCTAAAGAGAAAGCAATAGAAGCTTCTATGTTGAAATCTCAATTTGTATCTACTATTAGTCATGAACTGCGAACTCCTTTATATGGAGTTGTAGGCATAACAAATATGCTGTTGGAAGAACATAAGGAATTAGAAAACAGCCCTCATCTGAATTCCTTGAAATTTTCGGCAAGGTATTTATTGTCGTTGATAAATGATGTTTTACAAATCAATAAAATTGAAGAAAATCGAATTGTTCTAGAAGATTTAACGTTCAATATTTCAGACGAAATTGAAATGATAGTTAATTCACTATCATTTATTGGAAAAAATCACAACAATACTATTGAAATTAAATTGGATGATGAAATTCCTGAATTTTTGATTGGAGATAAGTTACGTTTTTCACAAATACTAATCAATTTGATTAGTAATGCTTTAAAGTTTACAAAGGATGGTACAGTTACTGTTTTTGCAAAATTAATAAAAACAGAAGGCATTAAATATTATATTGAATTCAAAATTAAAGACACAGGTGTCGGTATTGATAAGGAAGATCAAAATAAAATATTTGATAAATTCACTCAAGTAGGTAGGAAAGAAATTGATTACCAAGGTACTGGATTAGGTTTGCCTATTGTAAAGAAATTACTAGAACTATTTGGTAGTACTATTACAATTGATAGTAAATTAGGTGAAGGCTCTACTTTTACATTTACAATTGCATTTGATTCTGATTTAAAAAAGACAAATGAAATCATCAATAATATGGAAGTTGATTTGTCATCAGGTCAAGTTTTTACCGTTTTGATTGTTGATGATAATATCATAAACTGTATGGTTACTCAAAAAATTATTGAAAAAAGAAACTATAAATGCATTGTTGTGAATTCAGGTAAAGAAGCCATTAAAAGATTAGAAAACGCTTCTTTTGATGTTGTTTTAATGGATATAAATATGCCTGAAATGAATGGTTTTGAAGCTTCAAAAATAATTCGATCTATGGGAATAGTAACTCCTATAATTGCACTTACCGCTTTTAATAAAGAAGAAGTTATAGAAGAAGCACTGTCTGCAGGTATGAATGATATAATTGTAAAGCCTTTTGAATCTTATGTCTTATTTAAAACCATCAATCAATTAATTTATAAGGATTCTGAACCTCTAAATGTGTAA
- a CDS encoding DUF6642 family protein codes for MNQDKFIFCLEAVPDTEIIDTTEVFKNLELLAFEQGIASIYKNCDTIEGFEESLSTLLYDDHNFTDYEIIYLVISGEANNICINNYFYSFEEIAELFEGKLKGKIVHFANKKPLDLDEEEAQYFLDVTGAKAVSGYGLASFQFSSDNLDKAFFSLFQDETDVKVIVEDLFKKHYALCKLLDFRLYY; via the coding sequence ATGAATCAGGATAAATTTATTTTCTGTCTCGAAGCTGTTCCTGATACAGAAATAATCGACACTACAGAGGTATTCAAAAATCTAGAATTACTTGCGTTTGAACAAGGAATAGCGTCTATCTATAAAAATTGTGATACTATTGAAGGTTTTGAAGAAAGTTTAAGTACTTTACTTTATGACGATCATAATTTTACAGATTATGAAATCATTTACCTAGTTATTTCTGGAGAAGCAAACAATATTTGCATTAATAATTACTTCTATAGTTTTGAAGAAATTGCCGAACTTTTTGAGGGAAAACTAAAAGGTAAAATTGTTCATTTTGCTAATAAAAAACCATTAGACTTAGACGAAGAAGAAGCACAATATTTTTTGGACGTTACTGGAGCAAAAGCTGTTTCAGGTTATGGATTGGCATCTTTTCAATTTTCTAGTGACAATCTTGACAAAGCATTCTTTAGCTTATTTCAAGATGAAACCGATGTCAAGGTTATTGTGGAAGATTTATTCAAAAAACATTATGCACTTTGTAAGCTACTCGATTTTCGATTATATTATTAA
- a CDS encoding LTA synthase family protein has product MSFLKKLAPFYSLTLFYISVSIVLRIILLFHPITQSSFSFIDTLSIFSIGLISDILVFILASGFLWLYLIFISNSKYLKPYGYIHFGILIALLLYIFSGKSILTEYGGALPEIGLAFVGIKTFLFGLLLFLPTKRDKIRYWLFAFVMFLYVVLILQNAISEYFFWNEFGVKYNFIAVNYLVYTNEVIGNIMESYPVVPIFGTLFIVAGTITFFIIKKSKIYIEKIPSVFEKIQLSVVYFSLFGLALWAVPKLATAENSPNVFTNELQANGIYRFYLAFMNSELDYFKFYKTVPKQEAYALLNNQIHNLKPFSSTRTIHSDSVEIHKNVVLITIESYSADFMKMYGNEQNITPFLDSLATKSLLFTNLYASGNRTVRGLEAVTLCLPPTAGESVVKREDNKNKFTTGSVFHQKGYQVKYLYGGDAFFDNMEDFFSGNGYDIVDKKTFAPEEITFSNVWGVCDEDMVNKAIQTMNAEAQTGKPFFNHWMTVSNHRPFTYPNGKIDIPGDAKSREGGVKYTDYALNKFFTKAQKQPWFKNTVFVIISDHCASSAGKTELPVDKYHIPAMIYAPGFVEPKHYTQLMSQIDIMPTLFGLLNFNYQSKFFGQDVMKPNYKPRALIATYQDLGLLKDNVLTIISPKQQVKQFALELKPKEGVASDCQIYYNQKPLATLRKELVTETIAYYQTASDILKRKGYNK; this is encoded by the coding sequence ATGTCTTTTTTAAAAAAATTAGCCCCTTTTTATTCGCTTACACTTTTTTACATCTCAGTAAGTATTGTTTTGAGAATAATTCTTCTTTTTCACCCAATCACACAATCTTCTTTTTCTTTCATTGACACCTTGTCTATTTTTTCAATTGGCTTGATATCAGACATCTTAGTTTTTATTCTAGCGAGTGGATTTTTATGGTTATACCTCATATTTATATCTAACTCAAAGTATTTAAAACCTTATGGTTATATTCATTTTGGAATACTAATAGCACTATTGTTATATATTTTTTCAGGAAAATCAATTTTAACAGAATACGGCGGTGCCTTACCCGAAATAGGATTGGCTTTTGTTGGAATTAAAACATTCCTTTTTGGGTTGTTACTTTTTTTGCCTACAAAACGAGACAAAATCAGGTATTGGTTATTTGCTTTTGTAATGTTCTTATATGTTGTATTAATTCTTCAAAATGCTATTAGCGAGTACTTTTTCTGGAATGAATTTGGAGTGAAATATAATTTTATTGCTGTAAATTATTTAGTTTACACTAATGAGGTGATTGGTAATATAATGGAATCATATCCTGTAGTTCCCATTTTTGGAACTTTATTTATTGTTGCAGGAACTATCACTTTTTTCATTATTAAAAAATCAAAAATTTATATTGAAAAGATCCCTTCTGTTTTTGAAAAAATACAATTGTCTGTGGTTTATTTTTCGTTGTTCGGACTTGCCTTATGGGCTGTTCCTAAATTGGCTACGGCCGAAAACTCTCCAAATGTATTTACCAATGAATTACAAGCCAATGGTATTTACCGTTTTTATTTAGCTTTTATGAATAGTGAATTAGACTATTTTAAGTTCTACAAAACAGTACCTAAACAAGAAGCATACGCTTTATTAAATAATCAAATACATAATTTAAAACCGTTTTCTTCTACAAGAACGATACATTCTGACAGTGTAGAAATTCACAAAAATGTAGTATTAATTACGATTGAGAGTTATAGTGCTGATTTTATGAAAATGTATGGTAACGAACAGAACATTACTCCTTTCTTAGATAGTTTAGCAACCAAAAGTTTGTTGTTTACCAATTTATACGCATCAGGAAACAGAACCGTTCGTGGTTTAGAAGCAGTAACTTTATGCTTACCTCCTACTGCAGGTGAAAGTGTTGTAAAACGTGAAGACAACAAAAATAAGTTCACAACAGGAAGTGTCTTTCATCAAAAAGGATATCAAGTTAAATATCTTTACGGAGGAGATGCTTTTTTCGATAATATGGAAGATTTCTTTTCTGGAAACGGCTATGATATTGTAGATAAAAAAACATTTGCACCTGAAGAAATTACATTTTCAAATGTTTGGGGTGTTTGTGATGAAGATATGGTCAATAAAGCCATCCAAACAATGAATGCCGAAGCACAAACAGGAAAACCATTCTTTAATCATTGGATGACCGTAAGTAACCACCGTCCGTTTACCTATCCTAATGGGAAAATTGATATTCCTGGGGATGCAAAATCAAGAGAAGGCGGGGTAAAATACACGGATTACGCACTAAATAAATTCTTTACAAAAGCTCAAAAACAACCTTGGTTTAAGAATACCGTTTTTGTAATTATTTCCGACCATTGTGCATCGAGTGCTGGAAAAACGGAACTACCAGTTGATAAATACCATATTCCTGCTATGATATATGCTCCAGGATTTGTAGAACCCAAACATTACACACAATTAATGTCCCAAATTGACATTATGCCTACTTTATTTGGATTATTGAACTTCAATTACCAATCTAAATTTTTCGGGCAAGATGTAATGAAACCAAATTACAAACCAAGAGCATTAATTGCTACTTACCAAGACTTAGGTTTGTTAAAAGACAATGTATTGACTATTATTTCACCTAAACAACAAGTAAAGCAATTTGCATTAGAATTAAAGCCAAAAGAAGGTGTTGCAAGCGATTGTCAAATTTACTATAACCAAAAGCCATTGGCAACTCTAAGAAAGGAATTGGTAACCGAAACCATTGCTTACTATCAAACGGCATCTGATATTTTGAAGAGAAAAGGGTACAATAAATAA
- the corA gene encoding magnesium/cobalt transporter CorA, whose translation MRKIKFRKVRRTQSNPLEYTGRHKQFESQMQLFIYDDTMVKEDREYSIENFNEIENSKNKWLNLHGLNNIELIEKIGSFFMIDQFILSDILNTTRRTKVEQYSNILFFNIKSLLPTEDSENINVEQISFLIKEGILISFQEKRSDFFTHIRERIRTHTGVVRSKKVDYLLCLLLDAIMENFYITIENEEDKVEKLIVLSKTSSKPEILIKIEKHRENFNFLKRSIIPLRDSLLAIKSLKEDDNFKIIESETYIYFSKLYQKSLELLEQIESDMGTLESASNFFFSSQGHKMNEIMKTLTVISAIFIPLTFIVGVYGMNFENMPELKYENGYYTVMAIMLLIGILMVLYFKKRKWF comes from the coding sequence ATGAGAAAAATAAAATTTCGAAAAGTAAGAAGAACGCAGTCAAACCCATTAGAATATACAGGTAGGCATAAGCAATTTGAATCTCAAATGCAGTTGTTTATTTATGATGATACAATGGTTAAAGAAGATCGTGAATATTCAATTGAAAATTTTAATGAAATTGAAAACTCTAAGAATAAATGGCTTAATCTTCATGGTTTAAATAACATTGAATTGATTGAAAAAATTGGTTCATTTTTTATGATAGACCAATTTATACTTTCGGATATTTTAAATACGACCCGAAGAACAAAAGTAGAGCAGTATTCCAATATTTTATTTTTTAATATTAAGTCTTTACTTCCAACCGAGGATTCTGAAAATATTAACGTTGAGCAAATTAGCTTTTTAATCAAAGAAGGAATTTTGATTTCATTTCAAGAAAAAAGAAGTGATTTTTTTACCCATATTAGAGAGCGAATACGAACACATACGGGGGTTGTTCGCTCTAAAAAAGTAGATTATTTACTTTGTTTATTGTTGGATGCTATTATGGAAAACTTTTATATTACAATAGAGAATGAGGAAGATAAGGTCGAAAAATTAATTGTGCTTTCAAAAACAAGTTCCAAGCCTGAAATCTTGATTAAGATTGAAAAACATAGGGAAAATTTTAATTTCTTAAAAAGATCCATTATCCCCTTGAGAGATTCATTATTAGCAATAAAAAGTTTAAAAGAAGATGATAATTTTAAAATAATAGAATCCGAGACTTATATCTATTTTTCTAAACTGTATCAAAAAAGTTTGGAACTTTTAGAGCAAATTGAATCAGATATGGGGACTTTAGAAAGTGCTTCCAATTTCTTTTTTTCGTCACAAGGTCATAAGATGAATGAAATAATGAAAACATTGACAGTGATATCGGCAATATTTATTCCATTGACATTTATTGTTGGTGTTTATGGGATGAATTTTGAAAATATGCCTGAGTTAAAATATGAAAACGGTTATTATACCGTCATGGCAATAATGTTACTAATAGGAATTTTGATGGTGCTGTATTTTAAAAAAAGAAAATGGTTTTAA
- a CDS encoding dicarboxylate/amino acid:cation symporter: MKKMALHWKILIGMILGLLFGLMMKNLEQKGIVVDWIKPFGTIFINLLKMIAVPLIVVSLIVGLADLKDISKLSKLGGRTVVFYLCTTVIAVCLGLVLANVIKPGSYINDDSRKSLIENFSADASQKIELADETKNNGPLQPIVDIVPDNFFYALSDNGSMLQVIFFVILIGIGLILIEEEKAKPVVDFFKGMNDVILKIIDIIMLFSPYGVFALIAALMVEIPDFSTLGALGIYGLTVLIGLMLMVFILYPTILMIFAKINPITFFKAIAPAQLLAFSTSSSAATLPVTMECVTENLGVDEEVASFVLPLGATVNMDGTSLYQAVAAIFIAQAMLPYPLDMHTQLMIVVTATLASIGSAAVPSAGMVMLVIVLGQAGIPEAGLALIFAIDRPLDMCRTVVNITSDATVATIVAKSVGKINHIKS; encoded by the coding sequence ATAAAAAAAATGGCTTTGCATTGGAAAATCTTAATCGGTATGATTCTAGGATTGCTTTTTGGTTTGATGATGAAAAATTTAGAACAAAAAGGAATTGTCGTCGATTGGATAAAACCTTTTGGAACTATTTTTATCAATTTACTAAAAATGATTGCTGTTCCTTTAATCGTTGTTTCTTTGATAGTAGGACTGGCTGATTTAAAGGATATTTCAAAGTTATCTAAACTAGGAGGAAGAACAGTCGTATTTTATTTGTGTACCACTGTTATTGCAGTATGTTTGGGATTAGTCTTGGCTAATGTGATAAAACCAGGGAGCTATATTAATGATGATTCACGAAAAAGTCTAATTGAAAACTTCTCGGCTGATGCTTCCCAAAAAATTGAATTAGCAGATGAGACAAAAAACAACGGACCTTTACAGCCAATTGTTGATATCGTTCCAGATAATTTTTTTTATGCTTTATCTGATAATGGGAGTATGCTTCAGGTAATCTTTTTTGTTATTCTAATCGGAATTGGATTGATTTTAATCGAAGAAGAAAAAGCCAAACCTGTTGTTGATTTTTTCAAAGGTATGAATGATGTGATTCTAAAAATTATTGATATTATAATGTTGTTTTCTCCTTATGGAGTTTTTGCTTTGATTGCAGCATTAATGGTCGAAATCCCTGATTTTTCAACATTAGGGGCTTTAGGGATTTATGGACTTACCGTCTTGATAGGATTAATGTTAATGGTGTTTATTTTATATCCGACTATATTGATGATTTTTGCAAAAATAAATCCTATTACATTTTTTAAAGCGATTGCACCCGCTCAATTATTAGCTTTTTCAACAAGTTCTAGTGCAGCTACTTTGCCTGTAACAATGGAATGTGTTACCGAGAATTTAGGTGTTGATGAGGAAGTTGCAAGTTTTGTTTTGCCTTTGGGGGCAACTGTAAATATGGATGGAACAAGTTTGTATCAAGCGGTAGCTGCCATTTTTATTGCACAAGCAATGTTGCCTTATCCTTTGGATATGCATACGCAGTTGATGATTGTAGTAACTGCAACTTTAGCTTCGATAGGTTCGGCAGCTGTACCAAGTGCAGGCATGGTGATGCTTGTAATTGTACTTGGGCAAGCCGGAATTCCAGAGGCAGGATTAGCACTTATCTTTGCTATTGACAGACCGCTTGATATGTGTAGAACGGTAGTGAATATTACGAGTGATGCTACTGTTGCGACCATCGTGGCTAAATCTGTTGGTAAAATAAATCATATAAAAAGTTGA
- the pta gene encoding phosphate acetyltransferase, which produces MNKAIYIATSEPNSGKSIVTLGLMSMLIGKTAKVGYFRPIIEDFEEGKMDNHIETVISYFNLDIDFQDAFAITKSKLIKKKNRGQIGEVLDLIIEKFKRLEEQYDFVLVEGTSFSGEGTVIELDMNVLIAKNLGIPAVIVSSGVGKTLDEFVDSLYLTYDTFKVKDVDILAVIGNKVQFENLALAINGLKASLPESVLVNAIPLIPSLKNPTIKEIIEVLDAKVVFGNEYLNNEVGNFSVGAMQLRNYLLHLKEHSLVITPGDRADIILGALQANESVNYPSVSGIILTGGILPEDSILKLIEGLTTVVPIISVDKGTYMITNEIGNIKSKIYADNSQKIETSIATFEKFVDIDSLANKLSAFEVEGMTPKMFQYNLVKRAKMHRKHIVLPEGTDERIIIAASRLLAIDVVDISIIGNKKQIENKVNELGIAFDFSKIEIINPIESPYYEDYVNTYYELRKAKNVTERMAKDLMEDVSYFGTMMVYKGHADGMVSGAAHTTQHTILPALQFIKTKPNSSVVSSVFFMCLEDRVSIFGDCAINPNPTAEQLAEIAISSADTSLAFGIEPKVAMLSYSSGSSGKGDEVDKVRKATEIVRQKRPDLKIEGPIQYDAAVDKIVGKSKMPESEVAGQASVLIFPDLNTGNNTYKAVQRETGALAIGPMLQGLNKPVNDLSRGCTVDDIINTVVITAIQAQGL; this is translated from the coding sequence ATGAATAAAGCCATATACATAGCAACAAGTGAACCTAATAGTGGTAAGTCAATTGTTACACTAGGTTTAATGAGTATGCTGATAGGAAAGACTGCAAAAGTGGGTTACTTTAGACCTATTATAGAGGATTTCGAAGAGGGAAAGATGGATAACCATATTGAAACGGTTATTTCGTATTTTAACCTAGATATTGATTTTCAAGATGCCTTTGCTATCACGAAAAGTAAACTAATAAAGAAGAAAAACAGAGGACAAATAGGAGAAGTACTCGATTTGATTATTGAAAAATTCAAAAGGCTTGAAGAACAATATGATTTCGTATTAGTAGAAGGAACTAGCTTCAGTGGTGAAGGGACTGTTATCGAATTGGATATGAACGTTCTTATTGCTAAAAATCTAGGGATTCCAGCTGTGATTGTTAGCTCTGGTGTAGGGAAAACTCTGGATGAATTTGTTGATAGTTTGTATTTGACCTATGATACTTTCAAAGTAAAAGATGTAGATATATTAGCTGTAATAGGTAATAAAGTCCAGTTTGAAAATTTAGCATTAGCAATTAATGGTTTAAAAGCCAGTCTTCCCGAGAGTGTGTTGGTTAATGCTATACCATTGATTCCAAGTTTAAAAAATCCAACTATAAAAGAAATAATTGAGGTTTTGGATGCTAAAGTAGTATTTGGTAATGAATATTTAAATAACGAAGTAGGGAATTTTAGTGTAGGAGCTATGCAGTTGCGTAACTATTTGTTACACCTAAAGGAGCATTCGTTAGTTATCACTCCTGGTGATAGAGCTGATATTATTCTTGGCGCTTTACAGGCTAATGAATCCGTTAATTATCCATCAGTTTCAGGAATTATATTGACAGGCGGTATTTTGCCAGAAGACAGTATTTTGAAATTAATTGAAGGATTAACTACAGTTGTACCAATTATTTCGGTTGACAAAGGTACTTATATGATTACTAACGAAATAGGAAATATAAAATCTAAAATATATGCGGATAACAGTCAGAAGATTGAAACATCAATAGCAACGTTTGAAAAGTTTGTTGATATTGATTCTTTGGCAAACAAATTAAGCGCCTTCGAGGTTGAAGGTATGACACCTAAAATGTTTCAATATAATTTGGTTAAACGTGCCAAAATGCATCGAAAACATATTGTGTTACCTGAAGGGACTGATGAACGTATTATAATTGCAGCATCAAGGTTGTTGGCAATAGATGTTGTTGATATTTCAATTATTGGAAATAAAAAACAAATTGAAAACAAAGTCAATGAACTGGGAATTGCTTTTGATTTTTCAAAAATCGAAATCATCAACCCCATAGAATCTCCATATTATGAAGATTATGTAAACACCTATTATGAGTTAAGAAAAGCAAAAAATGTCACAGAGCGTATGGCCAAAGATTTGATGGAAGACGTATCATACTTTGGAACAATGATGGTATACAAAGGTCATGCTGACGGAATGGTTTCAGGAGCAGCTCATACAACGCAACATACTATTTTACCCGCTTTACAATTTATCAAAACTAAACCTAATTCTTCGGTCGTTTCTTCTGTATTTTTTATGTGCCTTGAAGATCGAGTTTCTATCTTTGGTGACTGCGCTATAAATCCAAATCCTACAGCTGAACAATTAGCAGAAATTGCTATTTCATCTGCAGATACTAGTTTAGCATTTGGGATCGAACCGAAAGTTGCTATGCTTTCGTATTCATCAGGTTCATCAGGTAAAGGAGACGAGGTGGATAAAGTTCGTAAGGCAACAGAAATTGTCCGTCAAAAACGACCAGATTTAAAAATTGAAGGCCCTATTCAATATGATGCTGCAGTTGATAAGATTGTTGGAAAAAGTAAAATGCCTGAATCTGAAGTTGCGGGTCAAGCAAGTGTTTTGATTTTTCCTGATTTGAATACTGGAAACAATACCTACAAAGCTGTTCAGAGAGAAACAGGAGCCTTAGCAATTGGTCCAATGTTACAAGGATTAAATAAGCCCGTAAATGATTTAAGTCGTGGTTGTACCGTTGATGATATAATTAATACGGTTGTGATTACAGCCATTCAGGCGCAGGGATTGTAG